From one Esox lucius isolate fEsoLuc1 chromosome 11, fEsoLuc1.pri, whole genome shotgun sequence genomic stretch:
- the LOC109615478 gene encoding zinc finger protein 420-like — protein sequence MQREDKPSLLLSFHTEPKQMLLDLDCEIEAQGALGDSEMTSVKQENKSQTLGQNVTIKDEEEETDWVIINNGEGDLLTQDGIPEVEKLGGKHQKDYKHKKFPHFEFFLSSLSQLKRHINIHTDEKPFCCSDCGKCFIRSSDFTKHQKVHSGERPYSCSDCGKSFSQLGHLKVHQRIHSGEKPYSCSDCGKCFSQLGHLKVHQRIHSGDKPYSCSDCGKCFIRSSDLSSHQRLHTGEKHFSCSVCGKSFSRLGNLKFHQRIHTGEKPYSCSDCGKCFIRSSDLSSHQRVHTGEKPFSCSDCGKSFSQLGHLKVHQCIHSGDKPYSCSDCGKCFIRSSDLSSHQRLHTGEKYFSCSDCGKSFSRLGNLKFHQRIHTGEKPYSCSDCGKIFSQLVHLKFHQRLHTGEKPYSCSDCGKCFIRSSDLTSHQRLHTGEKPFSCSDCGKSFFRLGILKLHQRIHTGEKPYSCSDCGKCFSQLGSLKRHQRVHTGEKPYSCSDCGRSFSQLGHLKVHQRLHTGEKPYSCSDCGKCFIRSSDLTSHQRLHTGEKPYSCLYCGSSFSQLGNLKIHQRIHPGEKPYSCSDCGKCFIRSSDLTSHQRLHTGEKPYSCLY from the exons cagagggaggacaaacccagcctgctgctctccttccacactgagcccAAACAGATGTTACTGGATTTGGATTGTGAAATTGAAGCTCAGGGGGCATTGGgggattcagagatgacatcagtaAAGCAGGAAAACAAAAGTCAAACACTTGGACAGAATGTTACcattaaagatgaagaggaggagacagattGGGTTATCATTAATAATGGAGAGGGAGATTTACTCACTCAAG ATGGGATTCCTGAAGTGGAGAAGCTTGGAGGGAAACACCAGAAAGACTATAAGCATAAGAAGTTtccccattttgaattttttttatcatcacTATCACAGTTAAAAAGACACATTAATATACATACAGATGAGAAGCCTTTctgctgttctgactgtgggaagtgtttcattagatCATCTGATTTTACGAAACATCAGAAAGTGCACTCGGGTGAGAGGccttactcttgttctgactgtggaaagagtttctctcaattaggccaccttaaagttcaccagcgcatacattctggtgaaaagccttactcctgttctgactgtgggaagtgtttctctcaattaggtcaccttaaagttcaccagcgcatacattctggtgataagccttactcctgttctgactgtgggaagtgttttataaGATCATCTGATCTTAGTAGTCATCAAAgactgcacacaggtgagaaacatttctcctgttctgtctgtgggaagagtttctctcgattaggtaaccttaaatttcaccagcgcatacatactggagagaagccttactcctgttctgactgtgggaagtgttttataaGATCATCTGATCTTAGTagtcatcagagagtgcacacaggtgagaaacctttctcctgttctgactgtgggaagagtttctctcaattagggcaccttaaagttcaccagtgCATACAttctggtgataagccttactcctgttctgactgtgggaagtgttttataaGATCATCTGATCTTAGTAGTCATCAGAgactgcacacaggtgagaaatatttctcctgttctgactgtgggaagagtttctctcgattaggtaaccttaaatttcaccagcgcatacatactggagagaagccttactcctgttctgactgtgggaagattTTCTCTCAATTAGTTCATCTTAAATTTCACCAGCGCTTGCATACTGGtgaaaagccttactcctgttctgactgtgggaagtgttttataaGATCATCTGATCTTACTAGTCATCAGAgattacacacaggtgaaaaacctttctcctgttctgactgtgggaagagtttctttCGATTAGGTATCCTTAAATtacaccagcgcatacatactggagagaagccttattcatgttctgactgtgggaagtgtttctcccAATTAGGTAGCCTTAAACGTCACCAGCGcgtacatactggagagaagccttactcctgttctgactgtgggaggagtttctctcaattaggtcaccttaaagttcaccagcgcttgcatactggtgaaaagccttactcctgttctgactgtgggaagtgttttataaGATCATCTGATCTTACTAGTCATCAGagattgcacacaggtgagaaaccttactcctgtttGTACTGTGGGAgtagtttctctcaattaggtaaccttaaaattcaccagcgcatacatcctggagagaagccttactcctgttctgactgtgggaagtgttttataaGATCATCTGATCTTACTAGTCATCAGagattgcacacaggtgagaaaccttactcctgtttGTACTGA